One genomic segment of Dehalococcoidia bacterium includes these proteins:
- the radC gene encoding DNA repair protein RadC, which translates to MDTHALDYTLRIRDLPASERPRERLRDAGPNALSAAELLAILLRTGTPSESALALGSRLLSQFGGLAGLARASLREMCATHGVGEAKAAQLMAGFELGKRLLALHPEERAVVRSPADAANLLQAEMGLLAQEHLRVLLLNTKNRVIGVSEVYKGNVNSSMVRPGEVFRDAIRENCPAIIVAHNHPSGDPTPSQEDVQMTRRLVDAGKLLDIEVLDHLIIAGNSFVSLREKKLGFE; encoded by the coding sequence GTGGACACACATGCCCTCGACTACACCCTCCGTATCCGAGACCTGCCTGCCTCCGAGCGGCCCCGCGAGCGTCTGCGGGACGCCGGCCCCAACGCCCTCTCCGCCGCGGAGCTTCTGGCGATCCTGCTCCGCACGGGCACTCCCTCCGAGAGCGCGCTGGCCCTCGGCTCGCGCCTGCTGTCGCAGTTCGGCGGGCTGGCGGGACTCGCCCGCGCCTCGCTCCGCGAGATGTGCGCGACGCACGGTGTGGGCGAGGCGAAAGCCGCGCAGCTCATGGCAGGCTTCGAGTTGGGGAAACGACTGCTGGCGCTGCATCCGGAGGAGCGCGCCGTGGTGCGCAGCCCGGCGGACGCCGCCAACCTTCTTCAGGCGGAGATGGGGCTTCTGGCCCAGGAGCACCTGCGCGTCCTCCTGCTGAACACCAAGAACCGGGTGATCGGCGTCTCGGAGGTGTACAAAGGCAACGTCAACTCGTCAATGGTGCGTCCCGGCGAGGTCTTCCGCGACGCCATCCGCGAGAATTGTCCCGCCATCATCGTGGCGCACAACCACCCGTCGGGCGACCCCACGCCCTCGCAGGAGGACGTGCAAATGACTCGAAGACTGGTGGACGCGGGAAAACTGCTGGACATTGAGGTGCTGGACCACCTGATCATCGCGGGCAACAGCTTTGTCAGCCTCCGCGA